Proteins encoded in a region of the Streptomyces sp. PCS3-D2 genome:
- a CDS encoding DUF4240 domain-containing protein produces the protein MPWADFWALIATLDGEATQESCQRLAETLSCRSLPDIIGFAERHAEALYRLDQEKLGTLPVADLTARDGSPFPQSSDAFLYARCAVVAAGQTVWERALYDVDGFAPYTSTEYDGEWLLYVPDKAYKLATGDEWNRSTRCCFESYSNRDGWPHLQG, from the coding sequence ATGCCATGGGCCGATTTCTGGGCACTGATAGCCACCCTGGACGGCGAAGCAACCCAAGAGAGCTGCCAGCGCCTCGCCGAGACGCTGAGCTGCCGTTCCCTCCCCGACATCATCGGCTTCGCGGAGCGTCACGCCGAGGCCCTCTACCGCTTGGACCAGGAGAAGCTCGGCACACTTCCGGTGGCCGATCTGACGGCCCGGGACGGCAGTCCGTTCCCGCAGTCGTCCGATGCGTTCCTGTACGCACGTTGCGCTGTTGTAGCCGCAGGTCAAACCGTGTGGGAACGCGCCCTCTACGATGTCGACGGATTCGCGCCGTACACCTCCACCGAGTACGACGGCGAATGGCTGCTGTACGTGCCGGACAAGGCGTACAAGCTAGCCACCGGCGACGAATGGAACCGCTCCACCCGGTGCTGCTTCGAAAGCTACTCCAACCGCGACGGCTGGCCGCACCTACAGGGCTGA
- a CDS encoding 50S ribosomal protein bL37, which yields MAKRGNKKRARKKKKANHGKRPNA from the coding sequence ATGGCCAAGCGAGGCAACAAGAAGCGGGCCCGCAAGAAGAAGAAGGCGAACCACGGCAAGCGTCCCAACGCCTGA
- a CDS encoding site-specific integrase produces MARRATNNPRQLREQGCGCKLCQEKYPPAKYGERRARRDCIGSWQARYRDPDGKQCGPVFPTQREASAHLDKVRTQIREGTYQDPKRGAITVDEWYEIWWPTVKVKSVTTGNRKLSAWTVHVQPKWGARKLNSITWIQVQDWITNEVKGHATQKKVLELLRHMMVAALRDRRISLNPCLDIEVSPAPAKHPDDLIPPTAAQAALIREHLTAYYHPLVVFAEETGMRWGEYTGLRACNVDLERCTVKVKEVLVDDKGKIRRKMAPKSRAGFRTVPLTPAAVEAVRVMMDRHRPAMTESSIEDGMHAEELIFRGPLAGQARKGKDGVAVDLDGVLTRPNFRRHWIPAIKAAGLARIVKNPETGRHEFWPRVHDLRHTFATRLKDAGVPEKDVQVIMGHERGGRVTWLYQHAGPQLVEEVRSALVTGRHLRAVG; encoded by the coding sequence ATGGCGCGTAGAGCAACGAACAACCCCCGCCAACTGCGGGAACAGGGGTGCGGCTGCAAGCTGTGCCAGGAGAAGTACCCGCCGGCGAAGTACGGCGAGCGCCGGGCCCGCCGTGACTGTATCGGCTCCTGGCAGGCCCGCTACCGGGACCCGGACGGCAAGCAGTGCGGACCCGTTTTCCCCACCCAGCGCGAAGCGTCCGCGCACCTCGACAAGGTCCGCACGCAGATCCGCGAGGGCACCTACCAGGACCCGAAGCGCGGCGCCATCACCGTGGACGAGTGGTACGAAATCTGGTGGCCGACCGTCAAGGTCAAGTCCGTCACCACGGGGAACCGCAAGCTGTCCGCCTGGACCGTCCACGTACAACCGAAATGGGGCGCCCGGAAGCTGAACAGCATCACCTGGATCCAGGTGCAGGACTGGATCACCAACGAGGTCAAGGGCCACGCCACCCAGAAGAAGGTGTTGGAGCTGCTCCGGCACATGATGGTGGCCGCGCTTCGCGACCGGCGGATCAGCCTCAACCCGTGCCTCGACATCGAGGTGTCCCCGGCCCCGGCCAAGCACCCCGACGACCTCATCCCGCCCACCGCAGCGCAGGCCGCCCTGATCCGTGAGCACCTCACGGCGTACTACCATCCCTTGGTGGTGTTCGCCGAGGAGACCGGCATGAGGTGGGGCGAGTACACCGGCCTACGGGCGTGCAACGTCGACCTTGAGCGTTGCACGGTGAAGGTGAAGGAAGTTCTCGTCGACGACAAGGGAAAGATCCGCCGGAAGATGGCGCCCAAGTCGAGGGCCGGCTTCCGGACAGTGCCGCTCACGCCAGCCGCCGTCGAGGCCGTCCGGGTCATGATGGATCGGCATCGGCCCGCCATGACGGAGTCGTCCATCGAGGATGGCATGCACGCCGAAGAGCTGATCTTCCGTGGGCCGCTGGCCGGGCAGGCGAGGAAGGGCAAGGACGGTGTTGCCGTCGACCTGGACGGGGTCCTGACCAGGCCGAACTTCCGAAGGCACTGGATTCCGGCGATCAAGGCGGCCGGGCTGGCGCGCATCGTGAAGAATCCGGAGACCGGCCGCCACGAGTTCTGGCCGCGCGTGCACGACCTCCGGCACACGTTCGCCACCCGGCTGAAGGACGCGGGCGTCCCGGAGAAGGACGTCCAGGTCATCATGGGCCACGAGCGGGGCGGCCGGGTCACGTGGCTGTACCAGCACGCCGGGCCGCAACTCGTCGAGGAAGTGCGGTCCGCGCTGGTCACGGGGCGGCACCTGCGGGCAGTGGGGTAG
- a CDS encoding AlpA family transcriptional regulator yields MATLAERTEVLRDVGVAPLLTTAQLMARYGVSNWTVNEWVKDGCPVEPTAFRGRRFDLDAVRAWMAERQPAALTA; encoded by the coding sequence ATGGCGACGCTCGCCGAGCGAACCGAGGTTCTCCGCGACGTCGGAGTGGCCCCGCTCCTGACGACCGCCCAGCTGATGGCGCGGTACGGGGTCTCCAACTGGACCGTCAACGAGTGGGTGAAGGACGGGTGCCCGGTCGAGCCGACCGCGTTCCGCGGCCGCCGCTTCGACCTCGACGCGGTCCGGGCCTGGATGGCCGAACGCCAGCCGGCTGCCCTCACCGCCTGA